The window CCGTCACGGCTTGCCGCACAAGCTCCGCATCGGCCTTTGCGGGATCATATATGATTTTGGCTTTCGCGGCACCCGGTCCGGGCCAGGCCTCGAGCTTTAAGTAACCCGGAATTTCAAACTCATCATCGCGATCCAGGAAAAAAACCAGCAAAGAGGCCCGGCCGCGGCACGTAAGATCGTGGATCCCCAGCTCGACACTTGCCACCTTCCCGATAGCGGCACCCCTTTTATAGGTGAATGACGGCATGGGATTGAATACCGATGCGGCGACGGCGCCCATGATGCAAAGCAACAGGATGATCACCGGCACCGGATAGGGTAAGTTTCGTTTCGGCGCCCAGAACGGTCCCCAGGTCAGCGCTCCTCTTTTGGCGGATGGGCAAACCGTCACGCACTCGAGACAAGTTGTACACCGCGCCGCGGTGATCTCCTCATCTTTATCGATCGGAATCGCCATGAGGCAGGATTTGGCGCACAGACCGCAATCGGTGCAGGCTTCCGGATCCCGCCGGACACGCGTTAATCCCATTTTGGAGAAGGGTTGAAGCACGGCAGCCAGCGGGCACAACCAGCGGCAGAAGGGAATCGTGACGAGGATCGATCCGGCAATGATAAAACCTGAAACGACATAGGCCCAGAGGGTGATGTCATCGCCATGGCGGCTGAGCAAGGCATAGCAGGGATCGTAGCCGCGGAATATCAGCTCGCCGGTCCGATAGGTAAAATAGAGGATAAGCGCAAGCACTCCGTATTTCAGGAGACTTAACACCCGGTCGAGTCTATGAGAAATCCTGAACGGATTGATGCCGATTCGCACCGCCCAGCGGTGAATCCACTCAGAGATGGCTCCGATCGGGCAGACATAACCACAAAAAACACGCCGCAACAGCAGTGTCATCAACAGAACGGCCCCTAGGATATAAAAATTGGAAACGCCGAGGGAACAGGGCATATTGCCGTCGGTGAAATAGGCGTAGATGGCTTCTATCCCCCCAAAGGGACACCACCTCTCGGCATTGCCTTTAACAATAAAAACCGCCGCCAGCGTGAGAGCCAAAAATGACAGCTGGAGAGTTGTTCTGAGCTTTCTCAATATCTTCTAAAACCGAATTTTCTATTTTGAGGAACTTGCGGGAGCGCTTTGGCTTCCCCCGCAGCTCTGCCGGCTCGGACAATTACCGCAGCTCGTTCCACCGCTGCAACCCGATTCTGAGACCTTCGACTGAGTTTCGAGGGCCTTTGTAAAGACCGGGTTATTCAGCAGGCCGGCGAAATCCTTGCAGGCCATTATCTGGCGGCGGGCCGTTTCAATGCGGCTGGGAGGAATCGATTCGAGTGTGCGTGTCAGGTAGGCCGCGGCGCCCGAATCATTGCCCGTTAAGGCGTAAAGCCGGGCTGATTGATAGAGCATGCCCGGTGCCGCCGCCTCTGGAATCTCGACGTTTTCCAAAACCTTTTTTGCAAGTTCGATCTTCTGCTGACGCCCGAGGGCAATCCCATAAAGCAGCCGTCCGTAGGGCAGGGCCGACGCCTCGTCGACTCCGGCCAGAATCTTCTCGGCATCCGCATTCTTATTCAATTGAAGATACGTTTCCGCCAACTGCGTTGCGCTGAGCACTGAATCGATCTTCTTGTGAACCATCAGGTCAAGATCAAGCGCCTCTTCATAGATCTCTTTAGTGTAGTAATACCCGCGTAGAGATTGCGCCATTCGTTCCCAAATCTCGGGATCCTTCTCCGACTTGATATCTTCGCGGATTTTCATCACCCGGTGCAGAATAGCCTGCTCCTGTCTGTATTCCGTCTTTGAACCATCGATCTCGACAGCCTCCCCGTAGGCCTCATAGGCGCCAGAGAAATCACCTTTTGAAAGCCGCTGGGTCCCCATCGCGAAGGCTTCCTCGGCCGTTTTCGCCGAAGCGGCAAAGGGTGTTAAAAAAGTCACGGCGAGAATCGAAAGGATCACCGAAAGCTTTGAATGCATGACAATATCTTCTCCCCAGGTTTTGAAAATAGATGGCTCAGTGGAAAACACAGACCAGAAACCGGAGCGGCCCTGTCCTCATTATAATATAACGAACCGGCGGCCAAAATCCCCCTGGAGTTCGGCAAGGGATACAGGATGAAACCCTGGGTCGGACCAACCATCGGGGACGGCCGATCTGATTCTTTAACGTCTTGCGACACAACAAGAACGGGGTTAATCGTCCCGGCGCTCCGGTTCGGTGGGCTCGCCGTCACTCTTCTTTGGCGGGAATCGTTCACCAACGGGGGGTCTGGGCCACGCATCAGCCGGCCCGATGATCTTGCCGGCCGGGGAGTGCCCCCTGCATTCCGGCTCATGCCGGTCTTCGGATTCAGGGACAGCCCTCTCTGCGGAACCATCACCCGGTTCGAGCGATTCCTCGGGCGCCTGAGCCGGCGCCTCAGCCGGATTCTCTTCCACCAACGATTGGAGGTCATGTCTCAGCTCTAAAAGATGTTTCCGAAGTTCGGCCACACTCTCTCGCATCATCGCATCAAGAACGGCCATTCGATTTGCGGCGCACCCCAGATTTTTTGTCTGCCGGATGATCTCATCCTGGAACGATTGGAGTTCGGGATGGTTGCGCAGGAAGCCATCACGGGCTGCAACGGCCTCACGTATCATCTTGAAAGTATCCTGGTTTTTGGGCACCGGAAGATCCTTCTCGATCCTTGAATTTGTCTTACCGCTTCGGCCGAAGGACCACCCGCGGAGGCGGCACTACATATGACTATCGGTCAGAAATCGAGACTCACGACTCTTACCGTATGATGGCGCATCCCCAGATACAGGTGGTCACCGTCCGTCCATAAGGATTTTTGCGTACACATTAAACAAAGAATTATGAGCAACTTTAATCCAATTTTGCTGGTTCCTTGAAGAGAACCTATGCATGGGTGTAATAACCCAATATTTAGCAATAGATTATACACCCTCCGTTTTAGCGCGGAAAGGAATACCAAATCGAATCTCCCTGGTCATTTCATCCGCAGAATTATTCTTCCTAATGAATCGAAAATTGTTGGACATTAAAATCTCTTCACTCTTATTAAATTTCAGTGATCTCAATCTTCAATATCACTCACCGGATTTCCGAAGAGTCCATTACAGGAGTAAAACAGGTCATCGCATCGACACCTCGCTTGCGGGTGATGGGGAATCGGCAATGCGCGGTCCGGTGATTGATGATCCTTCTCGTCTCTTCTATGGGGTCAAAAGAACGAATGGGGGGAGTTGTTTTTGAGCCGGCACCAATGTGCCTCCCACATGCACCATCGCCGGCTGTGGGGAAAGGTTATTGTGCGGTTCCAAAATGAGGATATTGCCACAATTCCGTCAATTTGTTAAAGAAGCCCCATCTGAATAAGGAGCCTTAAATATGAAAAAAGTCCTATCCATCGTCACAGTGCTTGTCATCTTCTGCTTTGTCATCACACCCGCCTTTGGATCCACTGTGAAAGTCGGTTTGAACTATCCCAAGACCGGACCATACGCCGATATGGGTCTTGATCAATATCGGGCCGCGGAACTGGCTATCGGTGAGATCAATGCCAGCGGCGGTATCCTCGGCCAGCAGGTAGAACTTGTTTGGCGCGATTCGCAATCCAAAGCGGACGTGACTGTGGCCAATGTTACCGATCTTATTGATAACGAAGGTGTCAGCATGGTTTTTGGCGGCTCCTCAAGCGGTGTGGCCGTCGCGGCTTCCGGCGTGTGCCAGCAAAAGGGTGTTCCTTTCTTTGGGACACTGACCTATTCAACCGACACTACAGGCAAAGATGGGCATCGCCACACGTTCCGCGAGTGCTTCGATGCCTGGGCCGGCGCAAAGGCGATGGCCGCCTATATGAACCAGAATTACGCAGGGAAAAAGTATTTCTACGTCACTGCGGACTATACCTGGGGCTGGACCACCGAGGATTCCTTCAGAAAGTTTACCAATACGGAAGACAAAACCACCCATAAGGGGATCACAACACCCTTCCCTGGAGCCTCCGACGAGGATTTCAAAAAGGCCCTCGGCCTGGCAAAATTGGTAAAACCCGATGTTCTCGTGCTCGTTCTCTTCGGTGACGACATGGCATCGGGCATTCGTATCGCGACATCAATGGGTCTTAAAGAAACATGCGCCATTGTTGTTCCTAACTTGACTCTCGGCATGGCTGAAGCAGCCGGTCCGAAGGTTATGGAAGGTGTCGTTGGGGCGCTTCCCTGGTGCTGGTCGGTACCCGCCAAGTACAATTATCCAAGGGGACAACAGTTTGTCGATGCATTTGCGGCAAAGTATAACCGTTATCCGAGTACTTCGGGCGCATCCGCCTACACCATTATATATGAGTACAAAGCCGCCGCGGAACGCGCGAATTCAATCGCCTCCGCCGATATAGTCAAATCTCTGGAAAATCACAAATATACATTATTGAAAGATGAGCAGATGTGGCGGGACTTCGATCATCAGTCTATCCAAACCGTTTATGTTGTTCGATGCAAGAATGAGGCTGATGTTCTCAAGGACAAATACAAACTTGATTACTTTGACATCATCAGCAGCATGGCCGGCTCCGAGGCTTTCATCACGAAGGCGGAATGGGATGGAGTTCGGAAAGCTGACAACAAAATGACAAGTCTTGAGCCTTTAGAATAGCTGCATCCGCTCTTTTGTGGCGATGGAGATCTGGGCGCATTATTCATGCGCCCAGATCAACTCCATATTCACTGTGGTAGGGTTTCAACGGGGAGAATTCATTATGTCCATTTTTAAATATTGGAAAAATTCCTCTATCAGATTCAAGATCAACAGTATTCTCATACCCTCATTGCTGCCGATCCTGGCAATTGGCTGGGCAAGCTACGATTCACACAAGAATTCTTCCATCACGAGCAGTGAAAATCTGGCTCGTATCGTTGTAACCAATTCTTCCGAACAAGTTAATGACTTTCTTTCAAGTCAATACGAAAAATTCGTCAGCATAACCGATCAACTGACATTTGGCCTGGCCATTGAATTTGAGACAATGGATGAGCTCGCATCGCAGATGCAGAGCATGCAGAACTCGACGGGATTTAATCTGTTCTTGGTTATGGACGACAAAAACCAGGTGTTGTTGAGCACTTTTCAAAACAACGGATTGACTCATGAAACAAATACATTGAAGGGAATTTCGGTACAGGAAGCGGCCGTTTTCAACAAAGAAGCCAAAACAGACATCGCCTTCATTAAGAGCGATATATTGAAAAAACTTTCACTGGATAACACCAGCACGCTTGTCTGCGCCTACCCATGCCAAAATTCATCGGGTGACTTCAATGGTTGGTTTTTAGCATATGTTGATTGGGGGATGATCCAAAAAAATCTCTCGATGGCGTACAAGCAGCTCTGCAACAATGAGTTGGTTGACTCTAAAATATTCCTTTACGACAAGAGCAGCCAGACCGCCTTCACTCATTCAGATCCGGAGCTTCTTGGAACAATCTATGATTCGGCTTCGCTCTTTTCCGGGAGTGAAATGACTGTAGAGACCGCCGACACCGATCCGGGTGAAACGGAAGAGGTCTCATCAAGTGTTGTCAAGGGCAGGGTCAATGATGAGAAATGCTACATTGCCACTGCTGGAATCATCGGCCCGAAAAATCTATTGGCTGGAACCGGCATCAAGTCACCTGACTATGAATATGTCATCGTAATACCCGAGAACAATGTCCTTGCCGACGTCCGAAACATTCTGCGTTTAACCGGAATCATGGTCCTCGCCGGCGCCGTTTTCATCCTCCTGGTCATTTGGTTGGTTTCCAGAAATATTTCCTCGGTGATCAAGGCGACCATTGAAGCCCTGCGCGACATTTCCCAGGGCGATGGCGACCTCACAAAACGGCTGGCCACAAGTTCGACAAACACGAAAAATGAGATTGATATTCTTGCCCGATACTTCAACGCCTTTACTGAAAAGATCCAGGGGATTATTCAAGACGTTGCCGAAACAACGTCTTCGCTGAATGAAGCCTCTCAAAAATTATCGGCGACATCCACCAACATGTCCCTGAGATCGGATGAGATCACATCTCAATCCAATAATCTGGCCTCCGCAACGGGCGAACTCTCGACTAATCTCAACACCGTCGCGACCGTCTCAGACGACATGTCGCTTTCCGTCAGGAATGTGGCGACAGCGATTGAAGAGATGAGCTCTTCTCTCAGTGAGGTGGCGAAAAGCTGTTCACAAGCCTCACAGATCGCATCCAATGCCAACACCAAGGCGCAGCACGCCGGCGATACAATGAAACAACTCAGCAGCTCCGCAACTGAAATCGGGAAGGTCCTGGATACCATCAGCGATATCGCTGATCAAACAAACCTCCTGGCCCTGAACGCCACGATTGAAGCGGCCTCGGCCGGTGAGGCCGGAAAGGGATTCGCGGTTGTGGCCAATGAAGTCAAGGAACTGGCCAAGCAGACGGCTATCGCCACCGAGGAAATCGGCCGGCAGATTAACGATATGCAAAACAGCACCGGAAGCGCCGTTAAGGCTATTGAGGAAATTTCGAATGTTATTGAGGAAATCAATAGCATTACCCATACAATCGCCAGCGCCGTTGAAGAACAATCTTCCACAACAGATGAAATTTCCAGCAGCATCGCGGGGGCGTCTGATGCAGCGATCAATATCTCCAACAATGTTCAGGAAGCATCAAGTGGAGCCAATGAGATCTCTTCAAGTATTCAGAGCCTAAACCAAACAGCTCATGATACATCTGAAAACTCGAATGAGACAAAGGAAAATTCGCAGAATCTGTCGGCGATTTCATCCCGCTTACATGAACTGGTAAATCTCTTCAAAGTCTAGCGGTAGGATTGGCTGTCAAAATCCAGAGGCAAGGCCGGAGTCATCATTCGGCCTTGCCTTCTTTCTTGAACTGTTCCATGACTTCCGCAAATTCTTTCTCAGCGTCTCCCACCACCTTGCTGAACTCCTTTAAGATTCTGCGTCCACTGTCGGCAGCGCCGGAGCCGTGTGATCTCATATATGACTCGGCGCCCTTCCCGTGGTGATAGTAGTCGCTCAATTTGTACCTGGCGACAAACTCATTGCATTCCGCGCATCGTACAA is drawn from Candidatus Eisenbacteria bacterium and contains these coding sequences:
- a CDS encoding 4Fe-4S binding protein, producing the protein MRKLRTTLQLSFLALTLAAVFIVKGNAERWCPFGGIEAIYAYFTDGNMPCSLGVSNFYILGAVLLMTLLLRRVFCGYVCPIGAISEWIHRWAVRIGINPFRISHRLDRVLSLLKYGVLALILYFTYRTGELIFRGYDPCYALLSRHGDDITLWAYVVSGFIIAGSILVTIPFCRWLCPLAAVLQPFSKMGLTRVRRDPEACTDCGLCAKSCLMAIPIDKDEEITAARCTTCLECVTVCPSAKRGALTWGPFWAPKRNLPYPVPVIILLLCIMGAVAASVFNPMPSFTYKRGAAIGKVASVELGIHDLTCRGRASLLVFFLDRDDEFEIPGYLKLEAWPGPGAAKAKIIYDPAKADAELVRQAVTEPYYNLGENLWRASPFTIEGYNPFGNH
- a CDS encoding substrate-binding protein; its protein translation is MKKVLSIVTVLVIFCFVITPAFGSTVKVGLNYPKTGPYADMGLDQYRAAELAIGEINASGGILGQQVELVWRDSQSKADVTVANVTDLIDNEGVSMVFGGSSSGVAVAASGVCQQKGVPFFGTLTYSTDTTGKDGHRHTFRECFDAWAGAKAMAAYMNQNYAGKKYFYVTADYTWGWTTEDSFRKFTNTEDKTTHKGITTPFPGASDEDFKKALGLAKLVKPDVLVLVLFGDDMASGIRIATSMGLKETCAIVVPNLTLGMAEAAGPKVMEGVVGALPWCWSVPAKYNYPRGQQFVDAFAAKYNRYPSTSGASAYTIIYEYKAAAERANSIASADIVKSLENHKYTLLKDEQMWRDFDHQSIQTVYVVRCKNEADVLKDKYKLDYFDIISSMAGSEAFITKAEWDGVRKADNKMTSLEPLE
- a CDS encoding methyl-accepting chemotaxis protein; the protein is MSIFKYWKNSSIRFKINSILIPSLLPILAIGWASYDSHKNSSITSSENLARIVVTNSSEQVNDFLSSQYEKFVSITDQLTFGLAIEFETMDELASQMQSMQNSTGFNLFLVMDDKNQVLLSTFQNNGLTHETNTLKGISVQEAAVFNKEAKTDIAFIKSDILKKLSLDNTSTLVCAYPCQNSSGDFNGWFLAYVDWGMIQKNLSMAYKQLCNNELVDSKIFLYDKSSQTAFTHSDPELLGTIYDSASLFSGSEMTVETADTDPGETEEVSSSVVKGRVNDEKCYIATAGIIGPKNLLAGTGIKSPDYEYVIVIPENNVLADVRNILRLTGIMVLAGAVFILLVIWLVSRNISSVIKATIEALRDISQGDGDLTKRLATSSTNTKNEIDILARYFNAFTEKIQGIIQDVAETTSSLNEASQKLSATSTNMSLRSDEITSQSNNLASATGELSTNLNTVATVSDDMSLSVRNVATAIEEMSSSLSEVAKSCSQASQIASNANTKAQHAGDTMKQLSSSATEIGKVLDTISDIADQTNLLALNATIEAASAGEAGKGFAVVANEVKELAKQTAIATEEIGRQINDMQNSTGSAVKAIEEISNVIEEINSITHTIASAVEEQSSTTDEISSSIAGASDAAINISNNVQEASSGANEISSSIQSLNQTAHDTSENSNETKENSQNLSAISSRLHELVNLFKV